One window of Chryseobacterium indologenes genomic DNA carries:
- a CDS encoding PA0069 family radical SAM protein, with protein sequence MQNENFIKGQGAQRNVINRFDRYTYEPDDEDFETIKTSFTEVFPKTIVNQVKSEDLPMEYSMNPYQGCEHGCSYCFARPTHEYWGYSAGIDFERKIMVKKNAPELLEKFFQKRGYKAAPILLSGNTDCYQPAERQFEITRKLLQVCLDYRHPVNILTKNAMVLRDLDILKPMVEQNLVSVSLSIPTINEELRRKMEPRTSSAKNKLKAIEILSENNIPVHVMVAPIIPGLNSDEPLNILKAISDAGALGFGYTLVRLNDTVEPVFVNWIESHFPDRAQKVLNLIRSMRGGKLGDKRYFERQRGEGNIAEMIHTTFKIGRKKFFDGKEFPKLSTANFTGTRDQQLRLFD encoded by the coding sequence ATGCAAAACGAAAATTTCATAAAAGGTCAGGGAGCTCAGCGGAACGTTATTAATCGTTTCGACAGGTATACCTATGAACCTGATGATGAAGATTTCGAAACAATAAAAACCTCCTTCACTGAAGTTTTTCCCAAAACCATTGTTAATCAGGTGAAAAGCGAGGATCTTCCGATGGAATATTCTATGAATCCTTATCAGGGATGTGAACATGGCTGTTCTTACTGTTTTGCAAGACCTACCCATGAATATTGGGGGTACAGCGCCGGGATTGATTTTGAAAGAAAGATCATGGTAAAGAAAAATGCCCCGGAATTGCTGGAGAAATTTTTTCAAAAAAGAGGGTATAAAGCAGCTCCAATTCTGCTATCCGGTAACACAGACTGCTATCAGCCCGCCGAAAGACAATTTGAAATCACCCGAAAACTACTGCAGGTCTGTCTTGATTACAGACATCCTGTCAATATTCTGACAAAAAATGCAATGGTTTTGAGAGATCTTGATATCTTAAAGCCTATGGTAGAGCAAAATCTGGTATCTGTTTCTTTAAGTATTCCCACTATCAACGAAGAACTGAGACGGAAGATGGAGCCCAGGACGAGTTCTGCAAAAAATAAATTAAAAGCCATAGAAATTCTTTCCGAAAACAACATCCCCGTACACGTAATGGTTGCTCCTATCATTCCCGGACTCAATAGTGATGAACCGCTGAATATATTAAAAGCCATTTCCGATGCAGGAGCTTTAGGATTCGGATATACGCTGGTGAGATTAAATGATACTGTTGAACCTGTTTTTGTGAATTGGATAGAAAGCCATTTTCCGGACAGGGCACAAAAAGTTTTAAACCTTATCCGATCCATGCGGGGCGGAAAGCTTGGAGATAAAAGATATTTCGAAAGACAGAGGGGAGAAGGCAATATCGCTGAAATGATTCACACCACTTTTAAGATCGGCAGAAAGAAGTTTTTTGACGGTAAAGAATTTCCAAAGCTTTCAACTGCTAATTTTACCGGAACCCGCGATCAACAATTAAGACTATTTGATTGA
- a CDS encoding DUF2797 domain-containing protein: protein MQFQGQILKMTSYDAKPIQYYLNLSGDLIHMNELIGKELSIRHTGFQCVNCGENKPIYRMGFCKNCFFESPYASDTIIRPELSTAHLGVAERDLEIEKQIQLQPHTVYLAYTGDVKVGVTRNTQIPTRWIDQGATFALPIARTENRYEAGMIEVALKEHLADKTNWRKMLQDDFEGEIDLADFRQKIREYFPEDFQKFYRDGEELWMFDYPFEKPEKVTSFTLDKKPEFMGRFSGIKGQYLGFEGGNFINVRGHEGYVIDLEIKN, encoded by the coding sequence ATGCAGTTTCAAGGGCAAATTTTAAAGATGACAAGCTACGATGCAAAACCAATCCAATACTATCTCAATCTTTCTGGAGATCTGATCCATATGAATGAGCTGATTGGAAAGGAATTAAGCATCAGGCACACCGGATTCCAATGTGTAAACTGCGGGGAAAATAAACCTATTTACAGAATGGGATTCTGCAAAAACTGCTTTTTTGAAAGTCCTTATGCAAGTGATACCATTATCCGTCCGGAGCTTTCTACAGCACATTTAGGCGTTGCGGAACGGGATCTTGAGATTGAAAAACAAATTCAGCTTCAGCCGCACACCGTGTATCTGGCTTATACAGGAGATGTAAAAGTAGGAGTAACGAGAAATACTCAGATTCCAACACGATGGATTGATCAGGGTGCGACTTTTGCATTACCCATAGCAAGAACGGAAAACCGTTATGAAGCAGGAATGATAGAAGTAGCTCTGAAAGAACATTTGGCAGATAAAACCAATTGGAGAAAAATGTTGCAGGACGATTTTGAAGGAGAAATAGACCTGGCAGACTTCAGACAAAAAATCAGAGAATATTTTCCTGAAGATTTTCAGAAATTCTATAGAGATGGAGAAGAATTATGGATGTTCGATTACCCTTTTGAGAAACCGGAAAAGGTAACTTCATTTACATTAGATAAAAAACCTGAATTTATGGGAAGATTTTCCGGCATCAAAGGACAGTATCTTGGATTTGAAGGAGGAAATTTCATCAATGTAAGAGGACACGAAGGATATGTAATCGATCTTGAAATAAAAAATTGA
- a CDS encoding GDP-mannose 4,6-dehydratase, which yields MVYLVTGGSGFIGSHLIERLLRNGHSVINIDNFDDFYNYQVKIKNTLESIGKISDFEYSDKETDIRQLISLTHSDQYSLYWQDIRDQKGLENIFRNHPIDMVIHLAALAGVRPSIERPLEYEEVNIRGTMNLWELCKDFNIKKFICASSSSVYGNNEKVPFAETDNVDNPISPYAATKKSGEIIGHVYHNLYHIDMIQLRFFTVYGPRQRPDLAIHKFVKLISEDQEIPFYGDGNTARDYTYIDDIIDGITKSVFYLENNSGIYEILNLGENQVVTLSEMVSTIEMALGKSAIKKILPMQPGDVTKTNADITKAKDLIGYKPATDFQNGIKKFVEWFLRKRH from the coding sequence ATGGTTTATCTTGTAACAGGCGGTAGTGGGTTCATCGGATCTCATTTAATTGAACGATTATTAAGAAATGGACATTCTGTCATAAACATTGACAATTTTGATGATTTCTATAATTATCAGGTAAAAATTAAAAATACTTTAGAGTCAATTGGCAAAATTTCGGATTTTGAATATTCAGACAAAGAGACTGACATCCGCCAATTGATTTCACTTACTCATTCTGACCAATATTCCCTCTATTGGCAGGATATCCGGGACCAGAAAGGTCTTGAAAACATCTTTAGAAATCACCCTATCGACATGGTGATCCATCTGGCTGCACTTGCCGGTGTACGCCCATCCATTGAACGTCCTTTAGAATATGAAGAAGTCAATATAAGAGGTACTATGAATCTTTGGGAGCTCTGTAAGGATTTTAATATTAAAAAATTTATTTGTGCTTCCTCATCAAGTGTTTACGGAAACAATGAAAAAGTCCCTTTTGCAGAAACAGATAATGTGGACAATCCGATATCACCCTATGCAGCCACTAAAAAAAGCGGTGAAATAATAGGACATGTTTACCACAATCTATACCATATAGATATGATACAGCTTAGGTTCTTCACGGTATATGGGCCAAGGCAAAGGCCGGACCTCGCCATACATAAGTTTGTAAAGCTTATTTCAGAGGATCAGGAAATTCCTTTTTATGGTGATGGCAATACTGCCAGAGACTATACTTATATAGATGACATTATTGACGGGATTACCAAGTCTGTCTTTTATCTGGAAAATAATTCCGGGATTTATGAGATTCTGAATCTCGGAGAGAATCAGGTAGTCACTTTATCAGAAATGGTTTCCACTATAGAAATGGCATTGGGAAAATCTGCCATTAAAAAAATTCTGCCAATGCAGCCGGGAGATGTCACAAAAACCAATGCTGATATTACAAAAGCAAAGGATTTAATAGGCTATAAACCGGCCACAGACTTCCAAAATGGCATAAAAAAATTTGTGGAATGGTTTTTGAGAAAACGACATTAA
- a CDS encoding DUF2795 domain-containing protein yields the protein MYWTLELASYLSDAPWPMTKAELIDYAIRTGAPMEVVENLQAIEDEGEIYESIEEVWSDYPTDEDFLWNEDEY from the coding sequence ATGTACTGGACATTAGAATTAGCTTCATATTTAAGTGACGCACCTTGGCCAATGACAAAAGCAGAGCTTATTGACTACGCAATCAGAACTGGTGCACCTATGGAGGTAGTAGAAAACCTTCAGGCAATCGAAGACGAAGGAGAAATTTATGAATCTATCGAAGAAGTATGGAGTGACTATCCTACTGACGAGGATTTCCTTTGGAACGAGGACGAATATTAA
- the secA gene encoding preprotein translocase subunit SecA — protein MSFLNKVLKGFLGDKKAQDLKEVKKVVTKIKAVEPNIQQLTDDGLRQKTAEFKENIKSATSKITAQIEQIKEQIKNSTNVDEKEALFSKIESLKKESYEIEEKVLVQVLPEAFALIKETARRWAQNGEIRVTASDWDRELAEAGKDFVSIQGDTAVWKNSWDAAGTPVVWDMVHYDVQFIGGVILHSGKIAEMATGEGKTLVGTLPIYLNSLPERGVHVVTVNDYLAKRDSAWMGPLYQFHGMSIDCIDNHQPNSDGRRKAYNSDITYGTNNEFGFDYLRDNMVTSPSELVQRELNFAIVDEVDSVLVDDARTPLIISGPVPQGDRQEFDVLKPSIDRIVEVQKKTVSAIFNEAKKLIAAGNTKEGGFKLLQAYRGLPKNRQLIKFLSESGNRALLQKVEAQYMQDNNRDMPIVDKDLYFVIEEKNNQVDLTDKGVEYMSQGNSDANFFVLPDIGTEIAEVEAKNLSKEEEFEAKERLFSDFAEKSERVHTMSQLLKAYTLFEKDDEYVVIDGEVKIVDEQTGRIMEGRRYSDGLHQAIEAKENVKIEAATQTFATITLQNYFRMYNKLAGMTGTAETEAGELWEIYKLDVVVIPTNRPILRNDKQDLVFKTNREKYNAVIEEIERLTAEKRPVLVGTTSVEISQLLSKALQLRKIPHQVLNAKLHKKEAEIVAGAGQPGVVTIATNMAGRGTDIKLSKEVKDAGGLAIIGTERHDSRRVDRQLRGRAGRQGDPGSSQFYVSLEDNLMRLFGSERIAKMMDRMGHKEGEVIQHSMISKSIERAQKKVEENNFGTRKRLLEYDDVMNKQRDVIYKRRKNALFGDHLKYDITNMIFDVANSIVAKGKASGSYKDFEYEIIKTFTMESPVSQSDFNNKNVQDLTNILFNAAQEDYRMKLNLLKEKSFPIIENVYQNQGSMFKMIQVPFTDGHKTMTIVADLKEAYDTQCESLVNDFEKNITLSIIDENWKLHLREMDDLRRSSQGAVYEQKDPLVIYKQESFHLFSEMIDKLNKEIISFLYKGEIPA, from the coding sequence ATGAGTTTTTTAAACAAAGTTCTTAAAGGGTTTTTGGGAGACAAAAAAGCGCAGGACCTAAAAGAAGTAAAAAAAGTTGTAACAAAAATCAAGGCTGTAGAACCTAACATCCAACAATTGACGGATGATGGGTTGAGACAAAAAACGGCTGAGTTTAAAGAGAATATAAAATCTGCAACCAGCAAGATCACAGCTCAAATAGAACAGATAAAAGAGCAGATAAAAAATTCAACCAATGTTGACGAAAAAGAAGCTCTTTTTTCAAAAATTGAGTCTCTAAAGAAAGAATCATACGAAATTGAAGAGAAGGTTCTTGTTCAGGTTCTTCCTGAAGCTTTTGCATTGATAAAAGAAACAGCAAGAAGATGGGCACAGAATGGAGAGATTCGTGTAACAGCAAGTGACTGGGACAGAGAACTGGCTGAAGCAGGAAAAGATTTCGTTAGCATTCAGGGAGACACAGCTGTTTGGAAAAACTCATGGGATGCTGCCGGAACTCCAGTAGTTTGGGATATGGTCCACTATGATGTTCAGTTTATCGGAGGGGTTATTCTTCACAGCGGTAAAATTGCCGAGATGGCAACCGGTGAAGGTAAAACTTTGGTAGGAACATTACCTATTTACTTAAATTCACTTCCTGAAAGAGGAGTACACGTTGTAACCGTGAACGACTATCTTGCAAAAAGAGACTCGGCATGGATGGGGCCTCTTTACCAGTTCCACGGAATGTCTATCGATTGTATCGATAACCACCAGCCGAACTCAGACGGAAGAAGAAAAGCATACAACTCAGATATTACTTACGGAACCAACAATGAATTCGGTTTCGATTACCTGAGAGATAACATGGTGACTTCACCTTCAGAACTGGTACAAAGAGAACTGAACTTTGCTATCGTGGATGAAGTTGACTCTGTATTGGTAGATGATGCAAGAACACCTTTGATCATTTCCGGTCCGGTTCCTCAGGGAGACAGACAGGAGTTTGATGTTCTTAAACCCTCTATCGACAGAATTGTTGAAGTACAAAAGAAAACGGTTTCTGCTATTTTCAACGAAGCGAAAAAATTAATCGCTGCAGGAAATACAAAAGAAGGAGGATTCAAATTACTTCAGGCTTACAGAGGTCTTCCAAAAAACAGACAATTAATCAAATTCTTATCGGAAAGCGGAAACAGAGCATTGCTCCAGAAAGTTGAAGCGCAGTATATGCAGGATAACAACCGTGACATGCCGATTGTAGATAAAGATCTTTACTTCGTTATTGAAGAGAAAAACAATCAGGTAGACCTTACAGACAAAGGTGTTGAATACATGTCTCAAGGAAACTCTGATGCCAACTTCTTCGTTCTTCCTGATATCGGGACTGAAATTGCTGAAGTAGAAGCTAAAAACCTTTCTAAAGAAGAGGAGTTTGAAGCTAAAGAAAGACTTTTCTCTGATTTTGCTGAAAAATCTGAGCGTGTTCACACGATGAGCCAGCTATTGAAAGCTTATACATTATTTGAAAAAGATGATGAGTATGTAGTCATTGATGGTGAAGTAAAAATTGTTGATGAGCAGACAGGTCGTATCATGGAGGGTCGTCGTTATTCAGACGGTCTTCACCAGGCAATTGAAGCAAAAGAGAATGTAAAAATTGAGGCAGCTACTCAAACTTTTGCAACGATCACGCTTCAGAACTATTTCCGTATGTACAATAAACTTGCGGGGATGACTGGTACAGCTGAAACTGAGGCGGGTGAACTTTGGGAAATCTACAAACTGGATGTAGTGGTTATCCCAACAAACCGTCCAATCTTAAGAAATGACAAACAGGATTTGGTTTTCAAAACCAATAGAGAAAAATATAATGCTGTAATTGAAGAAATTGAAAGATTAACTGCAGAAAAAAGACCGGTATTGGTAGGTACTACTTCTGTTGAAATTTCTCAGTTGCTTTCAAAAGCCCTTCAGTTAAGAAAGATTCCACACCAGGTACTGAACGCGAAGCTTCACAAAAAAGAAGCAGAGATTGTAGCTGGAGCAGGACAGCCGGGAGTTGTTACGATTGCAACCAATATGGCAGGTCGTGGTACGGATATCAAGCTTTCTAAAGAAGTAAAAGATGCAGGAGGTTTAGCAATTATCGGTACCGAAAGACACGATTCAAGACGTGTTGACAGACAGCTTCGAGGTAGAGCGGGACGTCAGGGAGATCCCGGAAGTTCTCAGTTCTACGTATCTCTTGAAGATAACCTGATGCGTTTGTTCGGTTCTGAGAGAATCGCTAAAATGATGGACAGAATGGGTCACAAAGAAGGTGAAGTAATTCAGCATTCTATGATCAGTAAGTCTATCGAAAGAGCACAGAAAAAAGTAGAAGAAAATAACTTCGGAACAAGAAAGAGACTTCTTGAGTATGATGACGTAATGAACAAACAACGTGATGTAATCTACAAAAGAAGAAAGAATGCTCTATTCGGAGACCACCTGAAGTATGATATCACCAATATGATTTTCGATGTAGCCAATTCTATCGTTGCGAAAGGAAAAGCTAGCGGAAGTTATAAAGATTTTGAATACGAAATCATTAAAACATTCACCATGGAATCTCCGGTTTCCCAAAGTGATTTTAATAATAAAAATGTTCAGGATCTGACGAATATCTTATTCAACGCAGCTCAGGAAGATTACAGAATGAAGTTGAATCTATTGAAAGAAAAATCATTTCCTATCATTGAGAATGTTTACCAAAATCAAGGTTCAATGTTCAAAATGATCCAGGTTCCTTTTACAGACGGACACAAAACAATGACGATTGTGGCTGATCTTAAAGAAGCGTACGATACGCAATGTGAAAGTTTAGTAAACGATTTCGAAAAGAACATCACTTTATCGATCATCGATGAAAACTGGAAACTTCACCTTCGTGAGATGGACGACTTAAGAAGATCTTCACAGGGAGCTGTTTACGAACAGAAAGATCCATTGGTAATTTATAAGCAGGAATCTTTCCACTTATTCAGTGAAATGATCGACAAATTGAACAAAGAAATTATTTCTTTCTTATATAAAGGAGAAATTCCAGCTTAA
- a CDS encoding TonB-dependent siderophore receptor: MKNVLICASALGTMLVSAQKKDTIKSNDIEEVVVNGRYYQKYKLNEVSGSLRIQTPILELPQNVQSVSSQVLADQITLNMSEGIVRNVSGARKVEHWDNVYSNVFMRGAGIATFMNGMNVSSTWGPINPDASIIDRIEFVKGPAGFMGSMGDPAGFYNVVTKKPTGKFANSVRFTTGSYNLFRGEADLDGVLVKDGVLDYRINLMGSSNNSWVENDKTSKIIVAPSITFRPTKTTTFTAQYNYQYLKFNQPGAYLMSNDGYASLNVHTNFNDPNFKKTEVKDQSLFLSLDQELSKDWVWSTQYAYMDLNYDGGSWWGTFDPSNKNVLNRTLSNWQAKGKNHIFQTYVRGKLNTGNIVHKIIAGFDYGDRKYIADFSSYSKIVDGKETLLFPIDIYNVNYGVDPSKLPSSDFYTLNTSAPFYNDQGVKYTSYYAQDQIEMIDNKLRLTLAGRYTSGKTYSAYPNLSPGTPIVPDTAGEFTPRVGVSYSINENFSAYGIYDKTFVPQSGTGINKTKITDPFRGQNIEFGLKKDWFGGKWNSTFAVYEIRRQNILVTGPKEQNEGQPFQVATGEQRARGFETDIKGEIIKGLNIIINYAYTDAKTVKDTDPAKIGIQSPGNAKNVQNTWVNYRFENGLMKGFGISAGYQYQGGRQSWYGVSATKDQSLPDYFDTNFGVSYVAKKFDVNFMLNNVLNRKLYSGYRGDGGEYAWIYNAPRNWRVSIGYKF; encoded by the coding sequence ATGAAAAATGTACTGATCTGTGCTTCCGCACTGGGAACAATGCTGGTTTCTGCGCAAAAAAAAGACACCATCAAATCCAATGATATTGAAGAAGTAGTTGTTAACGGAAGATATTATCAGAAGTACAAGCTGAATGAGGTTTCGGGTTCACTGAGAATTCAGACTCCTATTCTTGAGCTTCCACAGAATGTACAGTCTGTAAGTTCTCAGGTTCTTGCTGATCAGATTACATTGAACATGTCGGAAGGGATTGTCCGTAATGTAAGTGGAGCAAGAAAAGTAGAACACTGGGACAATGTGTATTCCAATGTATTTATGAGAGGAGCCGGTATTGCCACTTTCATGAATGGAATGAATGTTTCTTCTACCTGGGGACCTATCAATCCTGATGCTTCTATTATAGACAGAATAGAGTTTGTAAAAGGTCCTGCCGGATTCATGGGTTCTATGGGAGATCCTGCCGGGTTTTATAATGTGGTAACCAAAAAACCTACCGGAAAATTTGCTAATAGTGTTCGTTTTACTACAGGAAGCTATAATCTTTTCAGAGGGGAAGCAGATCTTGACGGGGTTCTTGTAAAAGACGGAGTTTTAGATTACCGTATCAATCTGATGGGAAGCTCCAACAATTCTTGGGTGGAAAATGATAAAACAAGTAAAATCATTGTTGCTCCTTCCATTACTTTCAGACCAACAAAGACCACTACCTTTACAGCACAGTACAACTATCAGTACTTGAAGTTCAATCAACCTGGAGCTTACCTGATGTCTAATGACGGATATGCTTCATTGAATGTACATACCAACTTTAATGATCCCAACTTCAAAAAAACTGAAGTAAAAGATCAGAGTTTATTCTTAAGCTTAGATCAGGAACTGTCCAAAGATTGGGTATGGAGCACACAATATGCTTACATGGACCTGAACTATGACGGAGGTTCTTGGTGGGGAACATTTGATCCATCCAATAAAAATGTTTTAAACAGAACATTAAGCAACTGGCAGGCAAAAGGAAAAAATCACATTTTCCAGACGTATGTAAGAGGAAAGCTTAATACAGGAAATATTGTACATAAAATTATTGCAGGATTTGATTATGGAGACAGAAAATACATCGCCGACTTTTCTTCTTATTCAAAAATTGTAGATGGTAAAGAAACCTTACTATTCCCTATCGATATTTATAATGTGAATTATGGAGTGGATCCTTCGAAACTTCCTTCTTCTGATTTTTATACATTAAACACTTCTGCCCCATTTTATAATGATCAGGGAGTAAAATACACTTCTTATTATGCTCAGGATCAGATTGAAATGATTGATAATAAACTAAGATTAACCCTAGCAGGAAGATATACAAGTGGAAAAACCTATTCTGCATATCCTAATCTAAGCCCTGGTACTCCTATTGTACCTGATACAGCAGGAGAGTTTACACCAAGAGTGGGAGTAAGCTACTCTATTAATGAAAACTTCTCTGCTTACGGTATCTATGACAAGACCTTCGTACCACAATCCGGAACAGGAATTAACAAAACCAAAATTACAGATCCTTTCAGAGGACAGAATATTGAATTCGGACTGAAAAAAGACTGGTTCGGTGGAAAATGGAACTCTACTTTCGCTGTATACGAAATCAGAAGACAAAATATTCTTGTTACGGGACCTAAAGAACAAAATGAAGGACAGCCTTTTCAGGTTGCTACAGGTGAACAAAGAGCCAGAGGATTTGAAACTGATATCAAAGGAGAAATCATTAAAGGGTTGAACATTATCATCAACTATGCATATACAGATGCAAAAACAGTTAAAGATACAGATCCTGCAAAAATTGGAATCCAGTCTCCGGGGAATGCTAAAAATGTACAAAATACATGGGTAAACTATAGGTTTGAAAATGGCCTTATGAAAGGTTTTGGTATTTCGGCAGGTTATCAGTATCAGGGAGGAAGACAATCCTGGTATGGGGTAAGTGCCACAAAAGATCAAAGCTTACCTGATTATTTTGACACCAACTTCGGGGTTTCCTATGTTGCTAAAAAATTCGATGTCAACTTTATGTTGAATAACGTTCTTAACAGAAAACTTTACAGCGGATACAGAGGAGATGGAGGAGAATACGCATGGATTTATAATGCTCCGCGTAACTGGAGAGTATCAATAGGATATAAATTTTAA
- a CDS encoding PepSY-associated TM helix domain-containing protein gives MRKKHHHKKKVSPTKKWSARLHLWFGLSVGIIVFIVSLSGTLYIFKDEVQNSLRKEAIYVKTEDPGKKALSLNLLREKLSLELNEKHPLSSVEIPLDKSKSYRFLYYEKSKKGWNYFQQVLINKQVYVNQYTGEIIAVYDEKYDIFNILKYIHWGLLLNSEWGPYTVGIPTVLFIIMLITGIILWWPKNKNARKGRFWFNWENVKNWKRKNYDLHNVLGFYASFIALIMSVTGIYFAYPYVKNTFNLAISGYWEAPKEKEIKSPDSLMVKNKAVFDLAAAQTEKLYAGSSSFRINLNGKNKKGKELKNLPVTIYGQDGRFSERNLLTFDKYSGKLLANKPHQKLSNAEKYANANYDVHTGSYFGLFGKIIWFIAGLTCTSLPVTGFLVWWGKRKKKGKKI, from the coding sequence ATGAGAAAAAAGCATCACCATAAAAAGAAAGTTTCGCCAACAAAAAAATGGTCTGCCAGACTCCATTTGTGGTTTGGTCTGTCTGTCGGCATCATTGTATTTATAGTCTCTCTATCGGGGACTTTATATATTTTTAAGGATGAAGTACAAAACAGTCTGCGCAAGGAAGCCATTTATGTAAAAACAGAAGATCCCGGAAAGAAGGCATTATCGCTTAATTTGCTTCGTGAAAAATTATCGTTGGAACTCAACGAAAAACATCCGTTAAGCTCAGTAGAAATTCCTTTAGACAAAAGCAAATCCTACCGATTTCTTTATTATGAAAAAAGTAAAAAGGGCTGGAATTATTTTCAACAAGTTCTCATCAATAAACAGGTATATGTAAATCAATATACCGGAGAAATCATTGCGGTGTATGATGAAAAATATGATATATTTAATATTCTGAAGTATATCCATTGGGGACTTCTGCTCAATTCCGAATGGGGACCATATACCGTAGGAATCCCTACCGTTCTCTTTATCATAATGCTGATTACAGGAATCATCTTATGGTGGCCCAAAAATAAAAATGCAAGAAAAGGACGTTTTTGGTTCAATTGGGAAAATGTAAAAAACTGGAAACGTAAAAACTATGACCTTCACAATGTATTAGGGTTCTATGCCTCATTCATTGCCTTAATAATGAGTGTTACGGGAATTTATTTTGCTTATCCATATGTGAAAAATACCTTTAACCTTGCGATATCCGGTTATTGGGAAGCTCCAAAAGAAAAAGAAATCAAGTCTCCGGATTCACTGATGGTAAAAAATAAAGCTGTTTTTGACCTGGCCGCAGCGCAGACCGAAAAATTGTATGCAGGCTCATCCAGTTTCAGAATCAATTTAAACGGAAAGAATAAAAAAGGGAAAGAACTGAAAAACCTTCCCGTTACCATCTATGGACAAGATGGAAGATTCAGCGAAAGAAACCTGCTAACATTCGATAAATACTCAGGAAAGCTATTAGCCAACAAACCTCATCAAAAACTGAGCAACGCCGAAAAATATGCCAATGCTAATTATGATGTTCATACAGGATCTTACTTCGGTCTGTTTGGAAAAATCATCTGGTTTATTGCCGGACTCACGTGTACATCACTGCCTGTAACAGGATTCCTTGTTTGGTGGGGAAAAAGAAAGAAAAAAGGAAAGAAAATATAA